The Prevotella sp. E2-28 genome includes the window CTGAAAACGTACCACCCAAAGCTCTCATGGGCAGCAAAGTCAATAGTATGAGCAGAAATTTATTCATTGCTTTTAGTTATTTGTTGCAAAGGTACGAATAAATTTGGGAAAAAAGATTCAAAAATGTTTCATATATCTCTGAAAAATGTCTCATGGGAAATGTTTCGTACTATTATTTTATGAAAAAGCAACGCCCTGCATTTCTGCAAGGCGTAGAAGATTCCGTTGTGGATGATAGTGTGTAATCAGCATTCACGCAGGTGCTCATCGAAGTCGCGTGCTCCACCCTGTTGATGGAATACCTTCTGCAACAGACGTACACGCAGGTTTGTGACCGACTGAGGCGATGAGGCTGTGAGCACAGCGACCTCAGAAGGTTGGAAGCGCAGGCGGATGAGCAGGCAGACGTTGAGTTCGCGCGATTGTAAGTTGTTGATGGATGACAGCATCGTGAGGAACTGCGGACAATGCTGGCGGTAAGCGTCTACGAGTGCTGTCCAGTCTGCTTCAGAAGCAGGTTGGCCGCGTTGTGCCAAGGTACGAAGTCGGGCTGTGATGTCAGCAGCAAACAGTTGCTGTTGCTGGTCGGTTTGCTGTTGCTGATTCAGTTTTTGGCGTAACTGTTCCATGTCCGTGAGTCGTATTGAAATATCGTTTACCAATTGGTTGTAACATCGGATGCGCCATCGGTGGTAGTAGCTGAGTGATAGCAACAGCAATAATAATAGTGAGGCGATACCTAATAATATGATGACGAGTCGATACTGACGTTGCTCTGCCTGTGCACGCTCGTATTGCAGTTGCATTCCGTGAATACCTGTATGATCACTCAGTTCGCTGCTCCTACGATAGAGGTCGTTTAGGCGCTGTGACAGTTCGCTGCTCCTGCGGAAGTCCTGTTGTTGATTAAAATGCCTGATGAGCTGTTCGTGAGCTTTGATTTGCAAGTCCAGTTCCTCTGCCTGCGATGTCTGATACCATAGGTCTGTGGCTCTGTTAAAGTCGCCCTCACCTTTGGCTATATTAGCCAGCAGAAAGTTGGCTTTATCTAAATAGGTCAGTTTAAGTGCTTGTAGTAGGTTTTGTTTGGCTGCTAATGAGTCGCCCTCTTTTAGCTGATAACTTCCCATGTTGCAAAGCGCAACAGCCCGAGTTATGCCGTTGAGCTTAGGCAATAGTGGTTCCACTTGTTGCATGTAGTACATGAAACTGTCGCGTTCTTCCAACTGATCGAAGGTGGTAGCCAGGTTGTTGAGCATTCGGGCTGCCCACTGGTCGTTGTGTGCTTGTTGGGCAGCATCCAGCGAACGTTGATAGTATCGTAGTGTGGCTGTCTTATCGTAAGCGTTGTCGTACATATCGCCCAGTACGGCATAAAGTTCGTAACAGAAAGCTGGGTCGCCAAGTTGTGGAGCCATCTCTTCGGCCTCTTTGATAAGTGCGAACGCCTCGGCATAAGATTGCTGACTATAACGCACGATAGCGTGGTGGAGCAGGCTTCGGGCTAATCTATCATCGTTGTTGTCGCTCTTTCTGTAGTAGTTCTCACTTTGGGTAATGAGTGTGTCATTATTGAAGGTGAGTCCCTTTCGGTGGACGGCTTCCGTAAAGAGAAGGCCATAAAGGGCACTATCCTGCGTGGTGGTGAGCGAGTCTGTGTTGAGAGGTGCCAGAAGCAACAGGGCTGAGTCTGGATGCTGGTCTATGATGCGCTCTACCTGCAAAAGAGAGTCTTGGCAAGGCTGCTCGTGTGAACAGCCTGCCAAGATGAGAGAGAACATTATTATAATGGAAAAGGTCTTCTGCATGAGTTTAGTTCAATCGGAAAGTGACGGGAAGGGTGAAAAATGCACGAACTTCTTTTCCATTCTGCTTGCCAGGCTTCCATTTCGGCATACAGCGAATGACGCGCAGAGCCTCTTCGTCGAGTGCGGGATAAACAGAGCGTAAAACCTGAGGAGTGCTTACCTGTCCGTCTTTCTCAACGATGAATTTTACAACAACGCGCCCCTGTATACCTTTTTCCATTGCACCTTTAGGATACTTCACGGTGTGCATCAGGAAGCTCATCAGACTGTCCTGCCCTCCAGGGAACTCGGGCATAGTCTCTACGACGTCGAATACCTTTTCTTTCGACTGGTTCTTTGATATAACGGTCTTTTGTGCCGTTATCGTTGTTGTGCTCAGCAGGGCTACTAGCAACATAAAAGCGATTTTCTTCATAATTTTTACATTTTAAGTTTTTAATGTTCTTTTGTCATGACGCTGCAAAAGTAGAGGTTTTTCTGTAAAACCGCAAATTTTTGATTACATCATATTACACAGATGGCATTTTTTCGCGTTTTGTCTTGTATTTCACTTGTTTATTTCGTACCTTTGCAGCGAAAATTTTTGAGATGGATGCGGATATTGGGTTAAGAAAACCGTAGGATAGATTAAACTATTTTGCCCGTTTTGCATCTGTTTAATAGTAGAAATCGATAAATAAAAACCAAATACGTTAAAAATCAAAACAAGCTCTATGAAGAATTATCTGAGGACGATTGTGTGTGGCGCAGCATTGCTCGGCGCATCATCATTAATGGCTCAGCCAGTTGGAGGCTTCGGTGGCTTCCAGCAGCAGGCAAGTATTGAGACATCGCAGCAGTGGAAGGATGTGAACTATGCCGGTGATGACCAGGCTTTCCATACCTGTGACATCTACCTGCCCAAGCAGGAAAAGGCAGCTTATCCTGTGGTGGTGCATATCTACGGCAGTGCTTGGTTCTCAAACAGCAGTAAGGGCGCAGCCGATATTGGCACTATTGTGAAGTCGCTCCTTGATGCAGGCTATGCAGTGGTTTGTCCTAACCACCGTTCCAGTGCTGATGCCAAGTGGCCTGCTCAGATTAATGATATCAAGGCCGTGGTGCGCTTCATTCGTGGCGAGGCCAAGACTTATAAGTTCGATACCTCGTTCATTGCTACCTCAGGTTTCTCTTCAGGTGGTCATCTGGCTACCCTCTGTGCCGTTACCAATGGTGTAGGTCAGACCAAGGTAGGCAAGGAAGAACTGAATATTGAGGGTACCGTGGGGAAATTTACCAAGGAGAGCAGTCTGGTGAATGCTGCTTGCGACTGGTCTGGCCCTGTTGACGTGACGGATATGGAATGCGGTGAGCACATGTCGTTTGGCCCCTCAAGTCCAGAGGATGCCCTTGTGAACAGCAAGAAGGACGTAGATCCCGATAAATATCTCTCAGTCAGTTTCCTGCCATATATTGATAAGAACGATGTGCCTTTGATTGTGTTTCATGGCGTGAAGGATAATGTGGTGCCTTGCTGTCAAGGCAAGAAGCTCTATGAAGCACTGAAGAATCTAGGCGTAAAGACCGATATCACCCTGGAACCTGAAGGCGGTCACGGCATGGGTATGTACTCTGCCCAAAATCTGAAGAAAATGACTGACTTTCTTGATGCTGTTCGTACTAAGAAATAATTCCCCTAAAATAACAACATGTTACGAAACCGTTTTTCTTTACTATTCTTGCTGGGCATTCTGTCTGTAACAACGATGGCCCAGCAGCATCGTTTGTGGTACGCTAAGCCCGCCAGTCACTGGTTGGAGGCTCTGCCTGTGGGCAACTCTCACATGGGAGCCATGATCTATGGTGGAACCGATACTGAGGAGATTCAACTCAATGAGGAGACATTCTGGAGCGGTTCGCCCCATAATAACAACAGCAAAGAGTCGTTGGAGTATCTCTCTGACGTGCGCAGTCTGATTTTCCAAGGTAAGGAGGGCGAGGCTGCCAAACTCATTGACCAGCATTTCGTGAAAGGCCCTCACGGTATGCGTTTCCTGCCGCTTGGAAGTCTGAAACTGAAGTTGGGACATCAGGATGTAACCAAATATGAGCGCGCGTTGAATCTGGGCGACGCCACTTCTACCACTACCTATATTTATAATGGTGTGAAATATGAGCGTACCGTCTTTGCTTCGCAGGCCGATAATGTGATTGTTGTGCAGTTGAAGGCCAGCAAGAAGAAAGCTCTGTCGTTTGACGTGGATTTCACATCTCCGCTGCAGATAGCAGATCAGAAAGCCCTGATAGGCAGGATTGGCGGGAATGCCGATGGCTGGAATGACGCCCAGCTTTTCACCACCGTCAATGGCGTGGAGCAAGAAGGCGTCCCTTCCGGACTAAAGGCTGTAAGCAATGTATATGTGAAGACAGACGGT containing:
- a CDS encoding alpha/beta hydrolase — its product is MKNYLRTIVCGAALLGASSLMAQPVGGFGGFQQQASIETSQQWKDVNYAGDDQAFHTCDIYLPKQEKAAYPVVVHIYGSAWFSNSSKGAADIGTIVKSLLDAGYAVVCPNHRSSADAKWPAQINDIKAVVRFIRGEAKTYKFDTSFIATSGFSSGGHLATLCAVTNGVGQTKVGKEELNIEGTVGKFTKESSLVNAACDWSGPVDVTDMECGEHMSFGPSSPEDALVNSKKDVDPDKYLSVSFLPYIDKNDVPLIVFHGVKDNVVPCCQGKKLYEALKNLGVKTDITLEPEGGHGMGMYSAQNLKKMTDFLDAVRTKK
- a CDS encoding energy transducer TonB, translated to MKKIAFMLLVALLSTTTITAQKTVISKNQSKEKVFDVVETMPEFPGGQDSLMSFLMHTVKYPKGAMEKGIQGRVVVKFIVEKDGQVSTPQVLRSVYPALDEEALRVIRCMPKWKPGKQNGKEVRAFFTLPVTFRLN